The genomic window CCGTACATGGAGTTCTATCCCGAGCCCGGCAACGCGAAAGCGGTGCAGATCGACACTGATCCGGCGCGAATCGGGCTGCGGTATCCGGCGGACATCGGTCTGGTGGGCGACTGCGGCGACGTGCTGCGCGCCCTGCTGCCGATGTTGCATCGGAAGGCGGACCGCGGGTTTCTCGAAAAAGCGCAGTCGCGCACGAAGGACTGGCGCACGTTGATGCAGAAGCGCGGGACGCGAACCGACATGCCGATGAAACCTCAGGTGGTCACCCATGAGCTGAACAAGCTGCTCGACTCCGACGCGATTGTTTCCTCCGACAGCGGCACGATCGCGACCTGGTCGGCGCGGTACATCGACATCCGCGACCGCATGCAGTTCTCGCTCTCCGGGTCGCTGGCGACGATGGCTAACGGACTGCCGTACAGCATCGGCGCCGCCGTGGCGTTCCCGGGCCGCCAGGTAGTATGCATCGTGGGCGACGGCGGGTTCACGATGCTCATGGGTGAGGTCGCGACGCTGGTCAAGCACAAGCTGCCGGTCAAGGTGATCATCATCAAGAACAACGTGCTGGGCGAGATCAAGTGGGAGCAGATGGTGCTCGGCGCGAATCCGGAGTTCGGCGTCGAGCTCCAGCCGATCGATTTCGCCGCTCTTGCGAGGGCGTGTGGCGCGGGCGGCTTTACCATCGACAGGCCGGACCAGGCGGCGGCGGTGCTGCGCGAAGCGCTCGCCTACGACGGGCCGGCGGTGGTCGAGGCGGTCGTCGATCCTAACGAGCCGCCGTTGCCGGGCAAGATCTCGACCAAACAGGCGATGAATTTCGCAGAGGCGCTGGTGCGTGGGGAGCGCGACCGCTGGGACATCATCAAGACCGTGCTCGAGGACAAGGTGCGGGAGGTGGTATAGGTGACGCGCCGGATGGATGCGCGCATTGAGAAGCTGGACGTCACCGCCTACACGATTCCCACCGACTTCCCCGAGGC from Gemmatimonadaceae bacterium includes these protein-coding regions:
- a CDS encoding thiamine pyrophosphate-dependent enzyme, with the protein product MTSTTADLLVERLIDWGIDTIFGFPGDGINGIFESLRTRQSRIRFIQVRHEEAAAFAACGYAKYTGRLGVCLATSGPGGIHLLNGLYDAKCDGQPVLAITGHTFHDLIGTHYQQDVDLDKLFMDVAAYNQRIMGPAHVHNVVDEAIKTALARRTVAHITIPKDIQEWPASENHRSGANISEHSADLFAGAHSVPPEALLQKAADLINAGSKVAILAGRGCLGCRAEVLALAEAVGGPIIKPLLGKATVPDDSPYTTGGIGLLGTAPSQDALDECDTLVIAGSGFPYMEFYPEPGNAKAVQIDTDPARIGLRYPADIGLVGDCGDVLRALLPMLHRKADRGFLEKAQSRTKDWRTLMQKRGTRTDMPMKPQVVTHELNKLLDSDAIVSSDSGTIATWSARYIDIRDRMQFSLSGSLATMANGLPYSIGAAVAFPGRQVVCIVGDGGFTMLMGEVATLVKHKLPVKVIIIKNNVLGEIKWEQMVLGANPEFGVELQPIDFAALARACGAGGFTIDRPDQAAAVLREALAYDGPAVVEAVVDPNEPPLPGKISTKQAMNFAEALVRGERDRWDIIKTVLEDKVREVV